A genomic stretch from Oreochromis niloticus isolate F11D_XX linkage group LG11, O_niloticus_UMD_NMBU, whole genome shotgun sequence includes:
- the pafah1b3 gene encoding platelet-activating factor acetylhydrolase IB subunit gamma has product MSAGEPNPAATPTPCEDTQGDGRWMSMHNRFVSDSKDKEPDVLFVGDSLVQLMHEFGIWRQLFSPLHCLNFGVGGDATQHVLWRLSNGELDNISPKVVVLWVGTNNHGHTPEQICGGILAIIQVIKNKLPNAHTLVLSLLPRGKMPNPLRDRNAKVNELVKDTLTSLPHASFFNVDPGFVHSNGSISHQDMYDYLHLTPKGYQAVCEPLHAHIKALLGEPTDN; this is encoded by the exons ATGAGTGCAGGAGAACCAAACCCAGCCGCCACACCCACTCCCTGTGAAGACACGCAGGGAGATGGACGATGGATGTCTATG caCAATCGGTTTGTGTCCGACAGCAAAGACAAAGAACCTGATGTCCTGTTTGTTGGAGACTCTCTTGTTCAGCTCATGCACGAGTTTGGG ATATGGCGTCAGTTGTTCTCACCTCTCCATTGCCTTAATTTTGGGGTGGGTGGTGATGCAACACAACATGTGCTGTGGCGACTGAGCAACGGTGAACTGGATAACATCAGCCCAAAG GTCGTAGTGCTGTGGGTAGGAACTAACAATCACGGTCACACTCCTGAACAGATCTGTGGAGGCATCTTGGCTATTATCCAAGTTATCAAGAACAAGCTTCCCAATGCCCACACGCTTGTACTT AGTTTACTGCCCAGAGGAAAAATGCCAAACCCTCTACGGGATAGAAATGCCAAGGTGAACGAGCTAGTAAAGGACACCTTAACATCTCTTCCTCATGCCTCCTTCTTCAATGTAGACCCCGGCTTTGTTCACTCCAATGGTAGCATCTCCCACCAGGACATGTACGACTACCTTCACCTGACCCCAAAAGGATATCAAGCTGTATGTGAACCCTTGCATGCCCATATCAAAGCCCTGCTAGGTGAACCTACTGACAACTGA